The genomic segment CTACACTCATTTTTCTGTATGTTACATATTTGTGACTcaacattttttctttttattatattcgaTTTGTTccctatatatatttttatattgttcttgtatatgtaaaaatttataacCATATTGGTCCTCCTCTGGTTGATGTAAATTTGGTAGCAATAACATTAGCAAAAACTAAAGATGTAATTGCtgataatttaattaaaatgtttAAAGATGGACCCGAAGTATCTTTTAATGGATCTCCTACAGTATCACCAATAACTGAGTTTTTGTGAGCATTTGATCCCTTGCAATGTTCTTTTCCTAAAGCACCTgattcaatatatttttttgcgTTATCCCATGCTCCTCCAGAATTGGTTGATGAAAAAGCTAGTTGAATACCTGATAAAATAATACCTATTAATAAACCAGCTGTTGCGTATTTTCCCATAAGCATACCAATTATTAGTGGTGAGAAAACAGAGATTAGTCCTGGTACAATCATTTGTCTTAATGAAGCATCAGTTGatattttaatacatttttcaTAATCTGGTTTTTGTTTACCCTCTAAAATTAAAGGAAATTGTTCTAAGCATTCATTTAATACACTATTAGCTGCTATAGCTACTGATTTCATAGTTAGGGCAGAAAATAAGTATGGTAACATAGCACCAATAAGTAAGCCTATAATAACCCatgaatttaatatatttacatgtcGTAAATTAGCGCTACTTGCATATGCACCAAATAAAGCAAAGGCAACTAAGGCTGCAGAACCAATAGCAAAACCTTTTCCTATGGCTGCTGTTGTATTTCCTGCAGCATCAAGTATATCTGTTCTTTCTCTTACTTCTGATGGGAGACCAGCCATTTCTGCAATACCACCAGCATTGTCTGATATTGGTCCATAAGCATCAATTGTTAAGCAAATACATAAGGTACTTAACATACCTACAGCAGCTAATGCTATACCATATATATCACATAATCCGTATGATATACCGAGTGTTGCACTTAAACAAATGATTGGAATAAAAGTACTTTTATATCCTAATGATAAACCATAAATGATACCTGTGGCAGCTGAAACTTTTTGTGTGTGTGCTATTTCTTGTACTGGACTAAAAGAATAGGAAGTATAAAATTCAGTAGTGAATCCAATTATTAATCCAGACCATAAACCAACTAAGGCTGGTACAATAATTTTCCATCTAtgtatatcttttaaataattgtATTTTACTAAACTTGGGAAACATACATATCCAATAGCGAGAATAGCTAGTGATTGTAATAcagttgata from the Plasmodium falciparum 3D7 genome assembly, chromosome: 14 genome contains:
- a CDS encoding V-type H(+)-translocating pyrophosphatase, putative is translated as MDLFYVFLFLPPTIGLIFSIIECIWVSNINIKGPEDKVEKLEDGDNPVEKMKEIASYIAVGANAFLKKEFQYLAVFIIVFSILLGFFVNSFTAVSFVLGCLTSILCGYIGMKIAVYANVRTTNETWKSLDKGFQVTLNAGTVMGFSLVSFGIIALGLLIFVYKTYVFKNTIPDNQIYKIIAGFGLGGSSIALFSRVGGGIYTKAADVGADLSGKNEYGIPEDDIRNPACIADNVGDNVGDMAGMGADLFGSLAESLCAALVIGSSVISIGEGSPGNAFHCILFPLLFVSFSVICSMITFYIITYSVKINDKKDVEKSLKYLLLLSTVLQSLAILAIGYVCFPSLVKYNYLKDIHRWKIIVPALVGLWSGLIIGFTTEFYTSYSFSPVQEIAHTQKVSAATGIIYGLSLGYKSTFIPIICLSATLGISYGLCDIYGIALAAVGMLSTLCICLTIDAYGPISDNAGGIAEMAGLPSEVRERTDILDAAGNTTAAIGKGFAIGSAALVAFALFGAYASSANLRHVNILNSWVIIGLLIGAMLPYLFSALTMKSVAIAANSVLNECLEQFPLILEGKQKPDYEKCIKISTDASLRQMIVPGLISVFSPLIIGMLMGKYATAGLLIGIILSGIQLAFSSTNSGGAWDNAKKYIESGALGKEHCKGSNAHKNSVIGDTVGDPLKDTSGPSLNILIKLSAITSLVFANVIATKFTSTRGGPIWL